The following nucleotide sequence is from Tardiphaga alba.
ATGGAGACGTCGAAGGGCTTCAGCGCGTCATTGATGGCGGAGATCACCGCCGCCGGCGCGCCGATGGCGCCGCCTTCGCCGAGGCCTTTGGCTTTGGTGATCGTATTGCCGGTCAGCGTCTCGATATGATGCAGCTCGATCTCCGGAATCTCACGCGCGGTCGGCGGCAGGAAGTCTGCCAGCGTGGAGGTCATGATGTTTCCGGTCTCGTCATAGATGATCTCTTCGAGCAGTGCATTGCCGATGCCTTGGGCGACGCCGCCATGCACCTGACCATCGGCGATCATCGGATTGATGATCAGCCCGGCATCTTCGGCGACGAGGAATTTTTCGAGTGTGACATTGCCGGTCTCGATATCCACGTCGACCACGGCAACATGGCAGGCATTGGAAAAAGTGCCGGAGGGGTCGTAGGTCGCGTTCTCCGACAGGCCCGGCTCGATCTCGCCTTTAAAGATATGCGTCTGATGATAGGCCGCGCGCGCCATCGAGGCGATGGTGACGGAACGATCCGTTCCGATCACATGCGCTGCGCCCGCTTCGAGCTTGATATCCTCCGGCGATGCCTCCAGCAGATGGCTCGCCATCTTCAGCAGTTTTGCGCGGATCTTCTGTGCGGCCATCAGGCTGGCGCCACCGGACAGCACGAGGGAGCGGCTGGCAAATGTCCCCCAGCCATAGGGCGAGCGATCGGTGTCGCCATGCACGACCTTGATGAACTGGGGATCGACGCCGATTTCGTCCGCGATGATCTGTGCGAGCGACGTGCGCAGGCCCTGACCGTGTGGCGACGAGCCGATACGCGCCTCGACGAAGCCCGAGGGATCGACGGTGAGGATCACGGTCTCGAAGCCGGGCGTGATCTCCATGCCGCGTGCGGCAAAGGCCGGGCTGCCATAGCCGGTGCGCTCGGAGAAAGTCGCAAAACCGATGCCGAGATAGCGGCCTTGCAGACGCGCGGCTTCCTGCCGCTTGCGAAAGGCACCGAGGCCGATGGCTTTGATCGCCATCTCCATGGTCTCGCGATAGGTGCCGTCGTCGAAGACAAGGCCGGTCGCTGACGTATAGGGAAATGTGTCGATCAGGTTGCGGCGGCGCAGTTCGGTCGGCTCGATGCCGAAGGCGCCGGCGGCCTTGTCCATCAGCCGTTCCAGCACGAAGGTGATCACCGGCCGCGACACGCCGCGATAGGGCGCCATCGGGCACGTATTGGTCATCACGCCGCGCGAGCGGCAGTCGTAGGCGCGGACATCGTAGGGGCCGGGGAGTTCGGCCAGCGCCATCAATGGTTCGACACCGCAGGTGGTGGGGAAGCAGGAATAGGCGCCGATATTGGCGACGATATCGCCGCGCAGGGCCAGCAGCTTTCCGTTGCCGTCGAAGGCGCCTTCGAGTTCGACATATTGATCGCGGCTATGAAAGCTCGCGATCAGGTTTTCGCGGCGATCTTCCGTCCAGGCCACCGAACTGCGCAGATGCCGGGCCAGCCATACCAGCAGCACATATTCAGGGGCCAGCGACATTTTTTGCCCGAAGCCGCCGCCGACATCGGGCGCGATCACGCGCAACTCGGATTCCGGAATGCCGAGGATGTCGCACACGGCGGTCCGCGTTAGATGCGGCATTTGCGTTGTGCAGGTCAGCGTCACACGCTCTGTGAGGGGATCATAGACCGCATGTCCGGCACGCGCTTCCATCGGCGTCGCGTTCTGCCGGCGCGAGCGCGCCTCGACTCTCACGATGCGGTCGGCAGACACCCACGCATCCTCGAATTTCGGCGTGGCGATATGGCCTTCGACGATGACATTGTGCTGCGTGCCGGCATGGACACGCGGCGCATCGTCGGCGAGCGCGACGCGCGCATCGGTGAGCGGCATCGTTTCGGTGATCGCGACATTCACCTCGTCGGCGAAGTCCTCAGCTTGATCCTTGCTCGGCGCGTAGACGGCGGCGATGCATTCGCCCGTAAAACGCACGACACTATCGGCCAGGATCGGCTGCCCGATCGGCACATAGTTGAACTTGCTGAGCATCGGCTTGATCGGCTTCAGGCCCTTCAGGTCCGACGCCGTCACCATGCCGATGCCGTCCGGCGCGTCGATGCTGTCGATGGTCCCCGCCGCCACATGGCTGCGGACGAAGCGCACCCAATGGGCGGCCGGCAGATCAGCGGTGAAGCGTCCGCGGCCCGAGACGAGCGCAGGGTCTTCCAGTCGTCGGATCGAGCGCCCGACCCATGTCGTGCCCGATCCCTTCGTATGTTCCGTCTTTGCGTGCACGGTCATTGCTGCGCATGTTCGAGCGCACGCCGCGTCACGGCGCGGACGAGATCGCGGCGATAGTCGGCAGTGGTCTGGATATCCTCCATGGGATCGACGGCGAGCGCGGCCGCTTCGCCGGCTGCAACGAAAAGCCGGGGCGAGGGCGCCTGTCCGTTCAATGTATCTTCGGCTTCGGCAATACGCCGTGCATGATCTTCGGCGCCGCCGATGCCGACGTGGGCGTCGATGATCTTGCCATCGACCAGACGATAGGTGACCAGTGCTGCCGACATCGCGAAATCACCCGCGCGGCGGCTGAATTCGTAGAAGCCGAACTTCGTATCAGCAGGCAGCAGCGGCAGTCGTGCCTCGGCGAGAAACTCGTCTTCCTGCAGCGCCGTCGTCATGATGCCTTCGAGGAATTCGTCGATCGGCACGATGCGTTCGCCACGTACGCTTTTCACCAACAGCTCTGCGCCGAGCGTTGCCGAGACGAGGCACCATTCCGACGAGGGATCGGCGTGCGCAAGGCTGCCGCAAAAGGTGCCGCGCATCCGGATCGGATAATGCGCGATATGGCGCGACACATAAGCGAGCAGGGTGCCGAGCGGTCCGTCGATCACCGGTTTGTGGAATGCGCCATGGCGCACGCATGCGCCGATCGAGAGATATTCGCCATCCACAGCGAGGCGATCGAGCCCTTCGACCTCATTGATATCGATCAGATGCGCCGGCCGCGCCATGCGGAATGCCATGATCGGCACGAGGCTTTGTCCGCCCGCGAGAATGCGTCCGTCCTGCGGCGCATATTCGGCCAGGGCATTCACGACTTCGTCCACCGTGCGGGGGACGTGGCGTGTAAACGACGCCGGTTTCATCCGATCAACCCCCATAAGGAGCGTTCAAAATCGCTTGTATGCTAACAATCGCCGCCGCCCTGTCAATCACGGCGCGTGCTGCAAATCCATGCGTTTGTCGCCCGTCATTTGATCATTGCGACGCCGTTGATTTGCTGCAGTGCATCCGACAATGGCTTGCGCAAGAGCGGCACACTCGTCATCGATATCCACTATGGTTGCATTCGGAATGCAGCGTACGACAACCATGTCCTGGGGGAGGATGTCATGAGTGACGTCGGCAATTCCGATCAGCAATTGGCGCAGGCACCGCGTCTCGAATGCGACATCGTCATGGCCGGTGGCGTGACGAGCGGGATCATTTATCCAGGCGCCGCAGCGATGATCGCGCGACGCTATACGTTTCGTTCGATTGGCGGCACATCGGTGGGCGCCATTGCAGCAGCCGTGACGGCAGCCGCCGAATACGGACGCCTGACAGGCGCCAATCCCACATCATTTGACGAACTCGCGCGCGTTCCGAAGAGCCTGGGCGAACAGGCATCCGATGGTCATTCGCGGCTGTTTCATTTGTTCACGCCGGAAGCGCCGACGCGTCCGCTGCTCGCATTGGTGATGCCGTTGTTCGGGCAGGGTAGCTTTCTGAAGCGGCTGGGCCGCGTGGTTTTTGAAAGCGTCACGACCAACCCGCTGATCGGCATTCCGTTTGCCGTGATGCTGTTGGCTGGCGCTGCCGCCAGTGTGTCGCTGTTCATCCACGGCCATTGCCTCCTCGGTCTTGTCGCCATCGTGATGACGCTGGCATCGCTGGTCGTCACATGGGGCGCGGCGGTTGGTCTTCTGCTCGCCTTTCGCTGGTTGCCCGCATGGCGGAAGAACGGCTTTGGCATCTGCACGGGGCTGGCAACGCCGGCCGCGCAACCGGGGCAAACCGGGCAGCAGGCCTATGCCGGGTTGACCGAATGGATCCATGCCAATGTCCAGCGAGCTGCGGGACGCGGCATTGCCGATCGGCCGGTGACCTTCGGTGATTTGTGGTCGGCGCCACTGGCACCCGGCGCAACCGTGACAGAGGCCGACCCCGCCAAGCCGCGCACCATCGAGCTCTCGATGATCGCCAGCGATATTAGCCGCAATCGCACGGTGCAGCTGCCCTTCATCGAAACGCCGTCACCGCTCTATGTCGAGGTCGAGACGCTGAAACGTTACTTCCCGGAATCCGTCTGCGCATGGATGGTCGCCCAAGAGGGCCCGCGCGACAGCCGGATCGATACGGATCGTATCGTGGTCCGGCTGCCGCCGCCGCAGGATCTGCCGGTCGTGTTCGGCGCGCGTCTGTCGCTCAGCTTCCCGGTCCTGTTGTCTGCCATTCCGTTGATGACGCTCGATTTCGCCAAGGCGCGAAAAGGTCGTTCGAAAATCCCGCTGCGCCACGTCTGGTTTTCGGATGGCGGCCTGACGTCGAATTTTCCGATCCACTTCTTCGACAGTCCAATCCCCACCCGTCCGACCTTCTGCTTCAACCTTGTCGACTACGACGCCGCCGTTGAAAATGTGGACGTGCCCGATGACGAGGCTGATGCCGACGAGGGGACAAGCAACAGCGATATCGATGCGAGCAAGGCCATCGCCGAGCCGCGCGCGGATAAACGTCGTGCAGCGGATGCGACCTCGACGACCGATCAGGAGCCGCCGACCGGTCACGCGGTCTGGGACTATGTATCGATGCCCAAGGGCAACAAGGTCGTGCCGGCGCTTTTCACCGCATTCGACCGGGCGCCGGGTGCCGGTATCGGTTCGTTCTTTTCAGCGCTGCTGAATACGGCGCGTTTTTGGAGCGACAACCAGCTTCTGATGGCGCCGGGTGTCCGCGATCGCGTGGTCAATATTGCCCTGCGTGAAAACGAGGGTGGGCTCAATCTCGATATGCCCGCATCCGTGATTTCCGATCTGGATTTCCGCGGGCGCGCGGCAGGACTGCTCATCTCGGCACGCTTCGATCCGGAACGGGAGACAGATCCCGAAACTGGCTCGCCGAACGAAGAGATGTTCACCAATCACCGATGGGTGCGCTATCGTAATTTCATGGCGTCCTTCGAAGACCTGTCGCGACGGTTTGCCCGTTCCCGACGTTCGTCGGACGACGCAGCGCAGGCGCGCGGCAAGCCGTCGATCACGCGCATCATCGATGGCGATGATGGCGGGAAGATCGGGTATCCGGCGCCACGCGAAGCCAGGCCTTATTATGTGAGCGTGACAAAGGATCTGGAGACGCTTGCCCTCTCGATGGCGGAGCAGACCCGCCGGAATGCGAATGCGACTTTCGATCTGCCGAGACACGGCTCGGAGAGGACCAAAGGCGGTTCGGCGCCATGGCCGACCATGCGAAGTCGTTTGCGTCCGAGCATCGACAATGATCCGCGGTCGGGAGCTGCCGATCTGCCGGATCCGCTCTAGGTCATCCGTCCTGCAGCCAAGGACACGTCAGGCCGAGGGTGGATCGCGGTCGATGGCGAAATCGTCGAGCAGCGGTGACCGCTGTCCGGCGATGAGGTCGCCGAGCAATTGCGCTGCCATATAGCTGAACGTAATCCCGTTGCCGCCATATCCATAAGCGGCGAACAGGTTGGGATGACCGGGCACGGGGCCGATCAGCGGAAGCCCGTCGCGCGTAGTGTCGAACGTGCCGGCCCAGCGATGGGTGATCGTCAAATCCGCGCGGGGCCACAGCGCCGCCAGTCGTTGCTGGAGACGGGCCGCTTTGGCGGGGATCTCGGCATCACGCGCATCCGGCTCGATCACCGTGTTGCTGTCCTCGCCGCCGATAATGATACGGCCCGCGCGCGTGGTGCGCGCATAGAGATAATCCTTGCTGTCTTCCCAGATCAGCACACCGTCGCGCCACAGCCGGTCGGGTTGCGGAGCGGTCGCGATGGCCCAGCTTGACGACGGTGATTGCACGGTCGTCTCCACGATGTCGGGCATCACATAGCCGGTCGCCAGGATCACATGACGCGCCTCGATCATCCGCCCTTCGGACGTGGAGACACCGACGCTCTGCGAAGCACTATCGTAGCAGACAGTTTCCGCTTCGAAGAACCGTGCGCCGCGGCCACGCGCGACATTCAGCAGTCCGATTGCCATCTGCATCGGATCGCAATCAGCGGAGTTGGGCGAGACGATAGCCCCGGCACGCGTGATCGCGTAGGCGCCGAGTAGCGCGCGATGATCGAGGAACGTGCCGGGCAGCCCCGCGCGTGTCCGCAGGATATTCTCGGTGATGAGCCCGCTCGCATCCTCGCCGGCGGCAAGATAGAGCGATGACTTTGCCCTGAAGTCGCAGGGCAATGCGAGATCGCGCACAAGAGCCTGCAATCCGCTGACGGCTTCGAAGCTGGCGCGATAGGCGCGCACAGCGCGTTCGAAACCGTAGAACCCGGTCAGCTCACTCAGCGAACGATCGATTTCCCACAGCAACATCGACGTACTCGCCGCCGTGCTGCCATGACCCGGCAATTCGCGGTCCACCAGCACCACGTCAAGCCCTTGTCGCGTCAGGCGCTCGGCCATCAATGCGCCGGTAATCCCGCATCCGACGATCAGCGCGTCGCAACGGATGTCTTCGGCGAGCGGGTGGCGCTGGGGCGGGGGAGATTGGCGAACCAAGGCGAGCGGCCGCCGTGAAGGTCGTCCTGGTCGGTCGTGTCGGGATCAAGATCGGGAATCGGAACACCTAAGGTGGGACATTGCGATAAGGCCCCTGACAATGTCGGAGCGCGGGTTCCGTTCCGCTGGCCCGCTCGCCCCGCGGAATCCGGCGAGTCTGCCGGGGCGAATGCGACTGGATATCCGTCCCGATCCTCCGGTGCGGCCTGAAAAGCTATTGCATTCAAATGGTTGTGCCCCCACTTGGCATGGTCGGGGTGACCGGATTAAAGAGACGCCATATCGAAACAGCGTCTGGCGTCCCGACCTCGCCGGAGCCTTCCGGGGCTCCCGTTGCTTCGTCGTTTCAACTGCTCCCCGAAGGACGCCGTGCCCGTGAAGACCGCCATTCCCGCCCCGCAGCTCTCTCTCCCGAAAGACAAGATCAAGATCCTGCTGCTCGAAGGCGTCAACGACAGCGCCGTCGAGCTGATCGACGCGGCCGGCTACACCAATGTGACGCGCCTGACCAAGGCGTTGGGCGGCAGTGAGCTGAAGGAAGCGCTCAAGGGCGTTCATCTGCTCGGCATCCGGTCGCGGACCCAGATCACGCAGGACGTGCTGGACGCCGCCGACCGACTGATCGCCATCGGCTGCTTCAGCGTCGGCACCAATCAAGTCGATCTCGATGCCGCGCGTCGCAGTGGCATTCCCGTCTTCAACGCGCCTTTCTCCAACACCCGGAGCGTCGCCGAACTGGTGATCGGCGAGATCGTGATGCTGCTGCGCCGGATCATCGACCGCTCCGTCTCCGCGCATCGCGGCGGCTGGGACAAGTCTGCCGTCGATAGCCACGAGGTGCGCGGCAAGACGCTCGGCATTGTCGGCTACGGCAATATCGGCTCGCAGCTCTCCAACCTCGCCGAAGCGCTCGGCATGAAAGTGATCTTCTACGATCACACCGACCGCCTGCGTCACGGCAATACCGAGCCGGTGGCCACGTTGCAGGATCTGATGGCGCAAAGCGATGTGGTCAGCATGCATGTGCCGGAGACCGCGGCGACACAGGGCATGATCGGCGCAACCGAGATCGGGTGGATGAAGAAGGGCGCCTATTTCATCAACAACAGCCGCGGCACGGTGGTCGATCTCGCGGCGCTGGCCGAAGCGCTGCGCACGGGCAAACTGCGCGGTGCGGCGGTGGACGTGTTTCCGGTGGAGCCGAGCTCCAACCAGGAGAAATTCGTCTCGCCACTGCAGGGCCTCACCAATGTGATCCTCACCCCGCATGTGGGCGGCTCGACGGAGGAGGCACAGGAGCGCATCGGCGCCGAAGTCGCGCGAAAGCTGATCGACTACAGCGACAGTGGCGCAACCGTCGGCGCGGTGAATTTCCCGCAGGTGCAACTGCCGGCGCGTCCGTTGGGCACGCGATTCATCCAGGTCCAGCGCAACGTGCCGGGCATGCTCGGTCGCCTCAACGAGGTACTGGCACGACACTCGGTCAACATCGCCGCGCAATATTACGAGACCAACAACGATGTCGGCTATGTCGTGCTCGACGCCGATGCATCGGCCGCCGACAGCCAGCGCGTACTCGAGGATATCCGCGCACTCGACGGCACGATCCGCGCGCGCCTGCTGTATGAATATAAAGATTAAGCCGCACGCGCGCTGCCGCGGGCAGGGACCAAGCATTTGACCTATCCGAGCTACAGATTTTCTGTCGCGCCTATGATGGACTGGACTGACCGGCACTGTCGCGTCTTCCATCGCCTGCTGACGCGGCGTGCGCTGCTCTATA
It contains:
- a CDS encoding xanthine dehydrogenase family protein molybdopterin-binding subunit, with protein sequence MTVHAKTEHTKGSGTTWVGRSIRRLEDPALVSGRGRFTADLPAAHWVRFVRSHVAAGTIDSIDAPDGIGMVTASDLKGLKPIKPMLSKFNYVPIGQPILADSVVRFTGECIAAVYAPSKDQAEDFADEVNVAITETMPLTDARVALADDAPRVHAGTQHNVIVEGHIATPKFEDAWVSADRIVRVEARSRRQNATPMEARAGHAVYDPLTERVTLTCTTQMPHLTRTAVCDILGIPESELRVIAPDVGGGFGQKMSLAPEYVLLVWLARHLRSSVAWTEDRRENLIASFHSRDQYVELEGAFDGNGKLLALRGDIVANIGAYSCFPTTCGVEPLMALAELPGPYDVRAYDCRSRGVMTNTCPMAPYRGVSRPVITFVLERLMDKAAGAFGIEPTELRRRNLIDTFPYTSATGLVFDDGTYRETMEMAIKAIGLGAFRKRQEAARLQGRYLGIGFATFSERTGYGSPAFAARGMEITPGFETVILTVDPSGFVEARIGSSPHGQGLRTSLAQIIADEIGVDPQFIKVVHGDTDRSPYGWGTFASRSLVLSGGASLMAAQKIRAKLLKMASHLLEASPEDIKLEAGAAHVIGTDRSVTIASMARAAYHQTHIFKGEIEPGLSENATYDPSGTFSNACHVAVVDVDIETGNVTLEKFLVAEDAGLIINPMIADGQVHGGVAQGIGNALLEEIIYDETGNIMTSTLADFLPPTAREIPEIELHHIETLTGNTITKAKGLGEGGAIGAPAAVISAINDALKPFDVSIDEMPATPQRIRAALRNSGKLP
- a CDS encoding FAD binding domain-containing protein; this translates as MKPASFTRHVPRTVDEVVNALAEYAPQDGRILAGGQSLVPIMAFRMARPAHLIDINEVEGLDRLAVDGEYLSIGACVRHGAFHKPVIDGPLGTLLAYVSRHIAHYPIRMRGTFCGSLAHADPSSEWCLVSATLGAELLVKSVRGERIVPIDEFLEGIMTTALQEDEFLAEARLPLLPADTKFGFYEFSRRAGDFAMSAALVTYRLVDGKIIDAHVGIGGAEDHARRIAEAEDTLNGQAPSPRLFVAAGEAAALAVDPMEDIQTTADYRRDLVRAVTRRALEHAQQ
- a CDS encoding patatin-like phospholipase domain-containing protein, giving the protein MSDVGNSDQQLAQAPRLECDIVMAGGVTSGIIYPGAAAMIARRYTFRSIGGTSVGAIAAAVTAAAEYGRLTGANPTSFDELARVPKSLGEQASDGHSRLFHLFTPEAPTRPLLALVMPLFGQGSFLKRLGRVVFESVTTNPLIGIPFAVMLLAGAAASVSLFIHGHCLLGLVAIVMTLASLVVTWGAAVGLLLAFRWLPAWRKNGFGICTGLATPAAQPGQTGQQAYAGLTEWIHANVQRAAGRGIADRPVTFGDLWSAPLAPGATVTEADPAKPRTIELSMIASDISRNRTVQLPFIETPSPLYVEVETLKRYFPESVCAWMVAQEGPRDSRIDTDRIVVRLPPPQDLPVVFGARLSLSFPVLLSAIPLMTLDFAKARKGRSKIPLRHVWFSDGGLTSNFPIHFFDSPIPTRPTFCFNLVDYDAAVENVDVPDDEADADEGTSNSDIDASKAIAEPRADKRRAADATSTTDQEPPTGHAVWDYVSMPKGNKVVPALFTAFDRAPGAGIGSFFSALLNTARFWSDNQLLMAPGVRDRVVNIALRENEGGLNLDMPASVISDLDFRGRAAGLLISARFDPERETDPETGSPNEEMFTNHRWVRYRNFMASFEDLSRRFARSRRSSDDAAQARGKPSITRIIDGDDGGKIGYPAPREARPYYVSVTKDLETLALSMAEQTRRNANATFDLPRHGSERTKGGSAPWPTMRSRLRPSIDNDPRSGAADLPDPL
- a CDS encoding NAD(P)/FAD-dependent oxidoreductase — translated: MAERLTRQGLDVVLVDRELPGHGSTAASTSMLLWEIDRSLSELTGFYGFERAVRAYRASFEAVSGLQALVRDLALPCDFRAKSSLYLAAGEDASGLITENILRTRAGLPGTFLDHRALLGAYAITRAGAIVSPNSADCDPMQMAIGLLNVARGRGARFFEAETVCYDSASQSVGVSTSEGRMIEARHVILATGYVMPDIVETTVQSPSSSWAIATAPQPDRLWRDGVLIWEDSKDYLYARTTRAGRIIIGGEDSNTVIEPDARDAEIPAKAARLQQRLAALWPRADLTITHRWAGTFDTTRDGLPLIGPVPGHPNLFAAYGYGGNGITFSYMAAQLLGDLIAGQRSPLLDDFAIDRDPPSA
- the serA gene encoding phosphoglycerate dehydrogenase, which encodes MPAPQLSLPKDKIKILLLEGVNDSAVELIDAAGYTNVTRLTKALGGSELKEALKGVHLLGIRSRTQITQDVLDAADRLIAIGCFSVGTNQVDLDAARRSGIPVFNAPFSNTRSVAELVIGEIVMLLRRIIDRSVSAHRGGWDKSAVDSHEVRGKTLGIVGYGNIGSQLSNLAEALGMKVIFYDHTDRLRHGNTEPVATLQDLMAQSDVVSMHVPETAATQGMIGATEIGWMKKGAYFINNSRGTVVDLAALAEALRTGKLRGAAVDVFPVEPSSNQEKFVSPLQGLTNVILTPHVGGSTEEAQERIGAEVARKLIDYSDSGATVGAVNFPQVQLPARPLGTRFIQVQRNVPGMLGRLNEVLARHSVNIAAQYYETNNDVGYVVLDADASAADSQRVLEDIRALDGTIRARLLYEYKD